Proteins encoded within one genomic window of Odocoileus virginianus isolate 20LAN1187 ecotype Illinois chromosome 2, Ovbor_1.2, whole genome shotgun sequence:
- the LOC139039049 gene encoding COMM domain-containing protein 10 translates to MAASAALILRESPSMKKAVSLINEIDIGRFPRLLTRILQKLHLKAENSFSEEEEEKLQVAFSLEKQDLHLVLETISFILEQAVYHNVKPAALQQQLENIHLRQDKAEAFASAWSSMGQETIEKFRQRILAPHKLETVGWQLNLQMAHSAEAKLKSPQAVLQLAVSNEDSKSLQKVLVEFSHKELFDFYNKLETIQAQLDSLT, encoded by the coding sequence ATGGCGGCGTCCGCGGCGCTGATCCTGCGGGAGAGCCCCAGCATGAAAAAAGCAGTGTCCTtgataaatgaaatagatataGGAAGATTTCCACGACTGCTCACCCGAATTCTTCAAAAACTTCACCTGAAGGCTGAAAATAGTTTCAgcgaagaagaggaagaaaaacttcAAGTTGCATTTTCTCTAGAGAAACAAGATCTTCACCTAGTTCTTGAAACAATATCATTCATTTTAGAACAGGCAGTGTATCACAACGTGAAGCCGGCCGCTTTGCAGCAGCAGTTGGAGAACATTCATCTTAGACAAGACAAAGCAGAAGCTTTTGCCAGTGCTTGGTCTTCTATGGGTCAAGAAACAATTGAAAAATTCAGGCAGAGGATTCTTGCTCCCCACAAGCTCGAGACGGTCGGATGGCAGCTTAACCTTCAGATGGCTCACTCTGCCGAAGCAAAACTAAAATCTCCTCAAGCTGTGCTACAGCTGGCAGTGAGCAATGAAGATTCGAAGAGCCTGCAGAAAGTTCTTGTGGAATTCAGTCACAAGGAATTGTTTGATTTCTATAACAAGCTAGAGACCATACAAGCACAGCTGGATTCCCTTACATGA